The DNA region ATGTATACAGTAGGTATTATAACAGCAAGTGACAAAGGCGCCAAAGGTGAGCGGGTAGATCTAAGTGGGAAACTCATAGAAGAAATTATGACTGAAGCAGGTTATAAGGTACTTAAATATATCATGTTACCAGATGATGCCATTGGATTATCCAATGAGATGGTTTTCATGGCAGATGAGTTGAAAATAAACCTGATATTAACAACAGGTGGAACGGGTTTTAGTCAAAGAGATGTGACACCGGAAGCTACAATGAATATTATTCAGAAAGATGCACCGGGTATTGCAGAAGCCATTCGACACAACAGCTTGAATATAACACCAAAAGCAATGCTTTCTAGAGGTGTTTCAGGTATTCGAGGTAATACTCTTATTGTCAATCTTCCTGGGAGCCCGAAAGCAGTCAAAGAATCTTTAACATTTATCCTAGATCCTTTGCTTCATGGGTTACAAATACTTGTTGGCGATACATCCGAGTGTGGTGAACTTCCAAAATAAAAGGGAAAAGAGATGTCTATGGATTTTTTTAATGCAATATCTGTGAAGGAAGCACTTCAAATCATAACAAAACTGGCAAATGATTATAAAATGGATACAGAAGTAGTATCTCTTGTAGATGCTATCGATCGTATTGTTGCCATGAATTATAGGGCACCTGTTAATCTACCGCAATTTAATCGTTCAACGGTTGATGGTTATGCGGTTATGATCCAAGACGTTGTAGATGCGTCTGAGACTTCACCTATGCCACTTAAGTTGGTTCATGAAGTCATTATGGGGGAAGTTGTAACAGATGTATTGAAAGAAGGACAGACTGCCTATGTACCTACCGGAGGCATGTTGCCGGAAAAAACCGAAGGCATGGTTATGATAGAGTATACAAAGCAGTTAGATGAAGAAACCATACTTATAAAGAAACCTGTACAAGAAGGGGAAAATATCAGCTATACAGGTGATGATTTATCCTTAGGTGAAGTCTATATTAAGGCTGGGAAGAGAATAACGGCCTATGATCTGGGGCTTTTTGCTTCGATGGGCGTCGGACAAATAGAAGTCTACAAAAAACCAGTATTTTCAATTATTTCTACAGGAGATGAGATTATTGGCATTGATGAAGAGCAATCATTTGGACAAATTAGAGAAATTAACAGTTATGCCCTAGGTGGTTTGATTAAACAGTTGGGTGGAGAAGTTAATAAACGTAAGATTGTTAAGGATGATTTTGGAAAAATAAGAAGTGCCCTTGAAGAAACACTGGTACTAAGTGACATTATATTAGTATCCGGTGGTAGTTCAGTAGGCAAGAAGGATTATACACGACAGGTAATAGAGTCGTTTGATAACAGTCAAATTTGGGTCCATGGTATAGCTATAAAACCAGGTCGGCCAACGATTTTTGGACAAGTTGAAGGTAAACTTGTCGTAGGGCTTCCGGGTCATCCTGCCTCAGCATTGGTTACATTTAGCTTATTTGTCAAAAGGTATTTTCTGACCATACAAAAGAGCCGTCAAGAAGTGGTTCATATTAAAGCTATGTTGACAGGTGATGTATATGCTGCACAAGGTAGAGAAACCTATCAAATGGTCCGATTAAGTCGGAAAGCTGATATATGGGAGGCCCTTCCTTTATATGGTAAATCAGGTATGATGACATTACTTGCTAAAGCCAGCGGCTATATCAAAATACCTTTTGAAAAAGAAAAATTTGAAAAAGGAACCTTTGTAGATGTTTATCTTTTAAAAGACTTAACGTTGTAAACGGATAATGCATATATATTAGATAATCCAATCAGATGTAGACAATATAAGTTAATTTCAGGTATACTGAATGTTACTGTGATTATACAAAGACGACAAAATCATATGAGGTGCACAATTGGATATTAAACTGGAACATGTACATGAAAGTTTAAAGAATCATCAGGATACGACCTATTTATCAAAAAATGAATATAACCCTTGGAAAATCACGCTTGTATATACAATAATTGGTGTATTATGGATTCTTTTTTCAGATAGTATTCTTGGTATGTTGGTTCAAGATCATGAGGTGTATCAAGAGATGCAGCTTTATAAAGGTTGGTTTTATGTAGCTATGACCAGCGTATTATTCTATTATTTTGCAAGCCTTAACAATAATAAGGTTTTTCAACTGAATCAAAAAATACAATTGACGAATGAAGAGCTGGTAGCAACCTCAGAAGAGCTTATAGCCATAGATGATGAACTGGTAGAAAAAGTCAAAAGTCTGGATAAAATAAATCGTGAACTGCATAAGCAGAAGAAATATTTTGATTTGTTATATACTAACAGTAATGCGGCCATTATGATCTGGAAAACCAGTGGAGAAGTGGTGGATCTTAATAGACATTATAATGAAGTCTTGGGGTATGATGAGACCTTTGTAGGGAAAAATTGGATAGAATATACCAAAACGAGCAAAGAGGATTTTGATTTGACTACATTCATAGACCGATTGAATGAAACGAAGCAACTCATCAATTATGAGACAAAGGTTAGGGCTAAAGACGGAACAGTAAAAGATATGATTTGGAACGATGTCTTAATGGAAACAGAGAATGAAGCACCACTTGTTGTATCTTTTGGCATCGACGTGACAGACGAACACCACCAACAACAAAAACTTATTGAAATGGCCACAAAAGATCCTGTTACAGGATTAGATAACCGTGTGGTTTTTGATACGAGAATTGAAGAATTAATAGAGGCACAAAAACCTTTTACTGCCTATTATATAAATATTGACTATTTCAAAGACTTAAATGATATTCATGGCCACGATTATGGTGACCTTTTTTTAGTCGCTTTATCTAAAGCCCTTATGTTTTTGGAACTATCCCACGCATATCGATGGCAAGGTGATGGATTTCTGATTATTCAAGAGACCGTCGATCAAGCCAGGATTCAAAAGATGCTGGAATATGTTTTGAATTTGTCAAATCGTAAATGGAATCTGATGGATGTGGAATATCAGATGACTTTGAGTATCGGTGTCGTTACCAGCTTATTAGCCCAAAAAAATGTATCAGAAGTACTAAAGCAGCTTGACATTGCACTTTATAAGGCAAAGGCTAATGGAAGAGGACGCTATGAATTTTATAGCAACGCTTTACTTGAGGAAGTGTTCTTTCGAGCTGGTCTTGAAAAGAAAATCAACAATGCTTTGTTAGAGGATGCTTTTGAATTGTATTATCAGCCCATTTATAATCTTAAAGAAAACACATTTGATGCATGTGAGGTATTATTGAGATGGAATGATTCAACCCATAAGGATATGAACATTGGTAAGCTCATAGAGTTTGCTGAACAAACAGGACAAATATTAAAAGTAGATCGATGGGTTATTGAAAAGGCTTTTTATTGTATATCAGAAGAAAAAGAGACGTTTGATCAATTAAAAGTTTCTATAAACATATCTACTCAAACCTTTAATTCGTCTAAGTTTATACCTTATCTGATAGAAATGGTTGATCTTTATAAGATTAATGCCAGACGGATTTATTTTGAAATTACAGAACATTCCATCATAAAAAATATGACAAAGGCCAAAGAAGTCATGGCACAACTAAAATCCATTGGGTTTTCCGTATCTTTAGATGACTTTGGTACGAGGTACTCCTCGTTAAATTATTTGAGTATGTTTCCTTTTGATGTTTTGAAAATAGACAAAACCTATATTGATGATATATTGGATAGAGATAAAGGCTATATTATTGTCAAGCAATTGCTAAGTTTGACAGAAGCTTTGGGTATTGTAACAGTGGCTGAAGGTATTGAACATCAAGCTCAAGGCGAATTACTACATGACATGGGGTGTCAGTTTGGGCAAGGGTATCATTTTGCAAGACCTATGCCTTACTTAGAACTAAAACAGCGAATTGCTTCAGATGTGTAACACAATCGATGAGCATTGATTTGACAAAACTTAATACCTAAGGTATAATGATACAAAACTAGAGACAATCTTATTAATATATAAAGTTGTCTCTTTTCATTGGGAAAACATCCCTAAGAGTGATTACGAGGAAGGTGAACCATGGCAAAAAGAAATTCTACACCGATTTACATGCAAGTAGCTGTGGATGTTGCTGCTAGAATCAGTCGTGAAGACATAAAAAGACAAGCAAAAATCAGTGGTCGATCGACGCTTGCAGGTGAATATAATGTATCACCTGAGACGATTAGAAAAGCAATGCGGCTTTTATCCGATATGGATATCGTTGAAGTGAAGCATGGAAATGGTATCTATGTAGCATCTGTAGACAGGGCCTTAGAGTTTATTGAACGCTATAGAATTCGTTCTTCTGTTAATGAATTAAAAGATGAACTCATTGATTTGATGAAAAAAAGGGATGCTATTGAAGACAAAATGAATGAGACCATGAATGCCATTATTGATTATACGAGTCGATTTAATCATAGTGAACATATAACAGTTTATGAATATAGCATTGATATGGCTTCAGAAGTCATAGGAAAAAGCATACAAGAACTTGATTTTTGGACACATACTGGTGCGACGATTGTAGGTATAAAAAGGGACGGGACTATATTATTATCGCCACCCACCTATGAAAAAATCTATAAAAAGGATAAGTTGCTTTATGTTGGAGAAGCAGCCACCAGTGTTAGACTTGGAGAATTTATTCGACATTATGGACAAAGTAAATAAATGTGAAGTAGTTGCTTGATGATTACGACTATAAGATTAATACCATAGTTGTGAAAAAGGGTGAATGAAAAACAAAATTAGAACTGGGGCTGGATTAGGACGTTGGTCATAATCTATACCACCAATACATACTGGTGGTATTACGAGCGAAAGCGAAGCACTCTAACTCTTTTGGGTTAGCGTGCTTTTGTTTTTCACAAAAACCCATACTATAACTTTCAACTAAGAACATAGCTGAAAGTCACAATATTCATGAAAATGAAAAGAATAAAAGGAGAAAGATTTTGAAAGAACAAGAAAAGCTAATTTTAATGGGTAGAAGCAAAGTTCAACATGGACAACACAACGACAGAATATTTGTAGATGACTATAAACATGCACTTGATCCTTACCTTATTGATAAACTTGACCTAATGGTTGAAGACCATGAATACGGTAAGATTATAGCAAAGACGCCGAAAGCAGCAAAAATCAAATTTATAAGAAATGGCTTTGATCAAGAAGCAAAAATACCCGGATTTTATAATGGGAAGAAAAGCTGCTTTTTTATGGCAAAGTATACGAATCCAGATAGAAAAGTAGTCAGCAATAGGGATGAGCTTTTATCGATAGTTCGAGAAGCCAAAAAGAAAAAGAAGGATACCAAAATGCTCACACCTTTAGAAGAAGGTTATGAGATAAAGCTATTGGATCTTCGGGATGCAAAAAGAATTGCCGATATTTATGATCAGGTATTTAAAACCCATCCCTATCCAATAGAGGACCCTATTTATATTGAAGAAAATATGGGACATGAGACTCTATATTTTGGTTTATTGAAAGATGATGAACTGATTGGTGTTAGTGCCTGTTGTGTTAATTTTCATGAGGAAAATGTGGAAGTGACAGATTTTGCTATCCTACCCAAATACCGTGGTTACAACTACAGTATGCATTTAATGAAGAAGATGGAGACAGTCATGATAGCAGCGGGTATGAAAACTGCATATACGATGACACGTGCCGGTTCACCGAGTATGAATAAGATTTTTGGTAAAAATGGGTATAAATATGGCGGCACACTATGGAACAACAATCAAATATCCGGCGGTATAGAGTCTATGAATATTTGGTATAAAAGCTTTGAAACAATCACGAAAAAACAGTAAGTTGTATAATAATAATGAATATGGGATAATAGAAAAAAGAAGATAGTATTGGAAAACGCGGAGGTTGTTGCGATGACAGCATTGTATAAGGCTTGGAGCAATGTTTTTATATACGTATTCGTTCTTACTTTGATGGTGTTACACTTCACAGTTTCGGATTCTCATGGCCAAATATTGGATGCACCTATAATACGTGATGATGCAGGTATACTTTTTGATAGATTGGGTAGAGCATCAGGTTTGTCCAATTTGTCCGTATCTTCAATGATTCAAGATAAATATGGCTTTTTATGGTTTGGAACTCAGAGTGGTCTCAATCGTTTTGATGGAAGAAAAATAGAAGTCTATAAAACGGTTCCATTTACAGAAGATGGGCTTGCACACAACTTAGTACAGACAATCTACTATGATGAGCAATCTCATGAACTATGGGTTGGTACCTACCAAGGAGTGTCTCAATTTATCATTCATGAGCGTCGTTTTGAAAACTATACAGTCAAGGACGATAATCTTTCTAACCCAATTATCATAGCCATAGAAAAGGATTCAGAGGGATATGTTTGGCTCGGTACCATGAACGGACTTAATCGTTTGGATCCAAGAGATGGTTCAGTTAAACAATATAATATACCTAAAGAAACAGTTAGGTCATTGTTGATTGATTCAAAAGAGCGTTTGCTAATTGGTACCTATGATGGGCTTTTTACGATGGACCCCGTAAGTGATGTGGTGATACCTGTAGAGGTCGAATTACCATCGCCGAATGTGATGACAATAAAAGCCTTTGAAGAAGATGTATTAACATTGGGTCTTTGGGATGGTGGGGTCGTTGAGTTAGATTTGGATTTTAATATACTTAGTAAAACCAGTTATGCAGATAACCGTGTATATAGCTTAGAGAAAACATACGATGGCACATTATGGGTCGGCACTTGGGGTGGCGGCCTATTTGCTACTGAAAAAAATAAGACGACCCATCATTTTGCCAGTGGAGAAAGTGATGGGTCATTGGTGCATCCAATCGTATATTCTATGCTTGAAGATGACTCAGGTATCCTATGGATTGGCACCAACGGTGGTGGTATATCCAAGTTAAATCCAAGGAAAAGAGATTATGTGAAGTTCTCTCACGACCCTAGAAATCAAGAATCTCTAGATATAGGGAAAATCAACTTCATACAAGAAGATAAGGATGAGAACCTATGGTTTGCTGTCTATAATAATGGGTTGAATAAATACAACACCAGAACTGAAACCATGACCAAATACAAGTATGATGAGAATCAAGTAGGGTCATTGATGGATAATCAAGTCATGGCTATAGATATGTTAGAAGACGGAAGGCTTTTGATAGGAACTGCAAAAGGATTGGTATTTTATAATCAGGGTACCGATACATTTACGCCTTGGAATATTTTACCGGACAATCTAAGGATATATGATATAGAGCGCGTGGGTGATCATGAGCTGTGGATTGGTACCTACACCAGTGGTTTGTTCTATTACAATATGATGACGGACGAAACCCTGCAATACAGTTCAACAAATGAAGATTTTCAGACATTATCAGATAATTTAGTATATACGATTCACCATGACAGTAAAGGTCGTCTGTGGGTTGGTACAAATAATGGTCTTAACCTTCTTGAAAAGGGTTCGGATACATTTAAAGTTTTTAAAAAGGGAAGTCGAGAAGAACATCAATTAGCCAATAATTCTATTTCAGATATATTTGAGGATTCTACCGGACGGATGTGGTTTGGCATGTTAGATGGTGGTGTTGCTTATTATGATGAAATGAATAAGAATTTTGTTAGCTTTACAGAAGCAGATGGCCTTTCCAGTAATGCGGTTATTAGTATGTTAGAGGGCAATGATAACTTAATATGGGTTGCAACTTACGATGGTATGTCCATTCTAAATCCGGTAACAGGAGAGATTCGCATTTTAACTGCTGATGATGGTATTGGGGGTATGGAATTTTCTAAGGGTCACTTAAAAAGTAAGGATGGTAGCATGATGTTTGGTGGCGTGCATGGTATTACAGTCATTCCGAAGGAATACTCGGAATTCAAAATGAACCCACCAAAGCTATATATAACTGAGGTTGAGTTATTCCAACAACCTATTGAAGAGAAACGATTATTTTATAATGGCGCTCATTTGGAGTTTGCTCCCGACGAAACATTTTTAGGATTTAGATTTGTAGCCCTTGACTATGACTCACCGGATAAGATTATATTTTCATACAAGTTGGTTGGTTTTGATCAAGACTGGATTTATGCGGGAACAAGAGATTATGCATCTTATTCTAATCTACCATCAGGTGATTATGAGCTTATGGTGGTGGCAGAAGGTATTCGTTATAATAAGTCAGAACCGGTCAGTGTATATTTTACCATTGAAACACCCTGGTACAGGACGCCACTGGCTTTTGTTATCTATACCACGTTATTGGTCTTAATGGGCTATGGTATTTATAAGATTATTGAAGCACGTGAGCTTAAACGAAGAAATTCTAAACTTGCAAAGCTAAACGAGAAGTTGGAAGTAGTAAATACAGAGCTTGAAACCCTTTCAATAAAAGATGCTTTGACAGATTTTTACAACAGAAGGTATTTGGACTTTAAATTAGATGAACTTCTAAAATTGGCCAAACGCTCTAAGACCAATCTGACATTAATTATGTTTGATATAGACAATTTCAAGAGTATTAATGATCAATATGGGCATATTGCCGGAGACTACTATCTTGTGGATGTTGCTGATACCATTCATAAACTCTTAAGTCGAAGTACGGACAAAGCAATTCGCTATGGCGGTGATGAGTTTATTATTATTCTATATGATAACAACCCTACAAGTGCTTATGCGTTGTGTGAAAATATTCAAAGGGAGATTGGTCAAATTCCAATCCAAACAGAGTCAGAAACCAATCAAGCCAAAGCAACCATTAGTATCGGCTTAGTAAGTATGGTACCCGGTGAAGGTATGAATAAAGAGCAACTCATAGCTTTGGCGGATCAAGCTCTTTACAAAGCGAAAGAACTTGGGAAAAATCAAATATACGTAAGTGATGAGGAATAGATTTCCATCCACTTCACAGGTCGTTTAGGGCCAAAGACCTCCTTATGCTTGAATAAAGCTTCTCCAGGATATAAAATTAAGTTGGGGATTCAATAAGGAGGGGCTATATGCGAAAACTATATCTATTATTCATAATAGTCAGTATATATATTTCATTAACCAATACAATTTCTAATGCAAATTCAAGTCAAGATAATCCAATTCATTTAGATTATAGTGAATTACTGGCAAACCATGGGTCCATGATGCTGATTTTGGATCCTGAAAGTGGTGAGATTTTATATGCCAACCATGCTGCTGCCAAGTTTTATCAGTATTCACTAGAAGAACTTATGAATAAGACGGTTATGGATCTGAACATACAAAGTGAAGAAGAAGTCGTAAATAATATGTCAGCAATTCTAATGAATGAAATGAATCATTTTCAAGTGATACATAGAACCAAAGAAGGTAGCCTAAAGAACATGGATGTTGTATCCTATCCCATAGAGTTTGAGAATAGGCAAGTGCTTTTTTCAATTCTTTTTGATGTGACTGAAAAAGTAGCCCTGGAAAAGCAGATTGCATTACAAACTGAAAAAAGTCAAACGGACGCTATTAGAAATCAAATGGTCATGTCTCTCATTATTCTAATTTCCTTTGGTATTCTTGTATTTATGGTTATCGCCTATAGAAGGCTGAACTTTTTGGCAAGACATGATGCCCTTACCGGTCTCTATAATCGTTCTGAATTATTAAGGTGTTATGAAGACTATATGGAACCCAAATATATACCGCTATATATGTTGATGATGGACATAGATCATTTGAAATTCATAAATGATACCTTTGGTCATTTGGAAGGTGACACCGTCATTAAGATGGTAGGAAATCATTTGAAGGAAAAGGTCCAACATCAAGGTTGTGTATCACGCGTGTCCGGTGATGAATTTGTTATGCTGGTTCCGGCCTGCTCTGAAAAAAAAGTTTTTGAAATTATTGATGGTATTGAAAATAATGACTTGAATCTAAATGGGGTTAACTTAAATGTTTCTGTAGGCTATGTCAAGATTGAAAACCTAAAACTAACGTATGATGAAGCTTTTTCTATAGCGGAAAGCAGAATGTATTCCAAAAAAATGGAACATAAAAGTAGCAATAGTAAGAAAATTGAGAATCAACTTATGGAGCATGTCTATCAAAAACATCCTGATTTTAAACAACATCTTAATATAATTCATGAAGTAATAGAGATAATGGGCAAGGCTATGAACTTAAACAGTGGCGATATTATTGCGCTAAAAGAAGCGGCAAGACTTCAGGACATTGGGTTAGTACTATATGAAGACCGAGTGCGTTATCCTAAGATATGGGATTGTTTGCAAAATCATGATGACGTAAAAAAACATCCGGAAAGTAGCTTCTCCATTCTGAACGCTTTGCATAAACCCAGTCATGTTATTGACATTATCATTCATCATCATGAAAACTATGATGGCACCGGTTACCCAAAGGGACTCAAAGGTGAAAATATTCCATTCTTATCAAGAATATTGAGTTTTGCCAATACCATAGGGATACAACTCATAGATATCAAGAAAAATGAATTACCAATGAGTACAATTAATGAAAGGGTTCAAAAATATGCAGGCATCACATTAGACCCTAACTTAATAGAGTTGCTTGGTGATCATATCTTTATTAAGGATTTAGAAAATATAGACAGTCTATAGCGTTCAATAAATATGGTTATAAGGACAAAACTAAGTATCACTAAGTTCACATAAAATATATAGATTACGTTGATACATTCATAACTATATATTTTATGCGAAAGTTCAACGATATAGTTTTGACACCTTAAACAATTTTTAATGTGTAATCCTTGTTATTTCCCTTTACTTTGCGTATAATTAGTAGTACTAAGGCTAGTATATATGCTAAGTAAGGGCTTATTTTTTATTACATCTTATGGAGGTCACCTATGAATGCAATGCCCAAAAAATTCAAATACTCCCTTAATAAGAAATTAATGATGCTTTTTGTTGTTTTATTGTCTTTGGCTACTTTTGGAATAGGTATTTCTGGATACTATATTGCAAGTAGAGCCCTTCAGGATAAAGGCGAAGTAACTTTGAAAAATGCGGTGGTCATGGCTTTAAAGCTAATTGAGGCTGAGCATGGTAAAAGTTTGGCGGGTGTAATCTCAGAAGAAAAAGCAAAAGAAAATGTTAAAACAGCCTTGTTAGGTCCATTGAATGAAGATGGTACCAGAACGCTTCATGGTAGGATTGACTTAGGGCAAAATGGCTATATGATTGTTTATGACTTAGAAGGCACGGAAATTATGCATCCGACTTTGGAGGGCGTTAACGTCTTAGATGTTACGGACATGAAGAACCCTAACCATTTTATTGTTAAAGATCAGATTGAAAAGGGATTAAGTGGTGGCGGTTTCACTTATTATTCATGGGTATTACCGCATTCAGAAGTTATCGCTGATAAGATAGCCTATGCAGGTTATGACCCCAATTGGGCTTGGATTGTTTCAGCGACGGCTTATGAAATGGATTTTAATGCTTCAGCCCGTATCATACTCCTGGTTCTAGCCCTCATATATATAGGGATTATGGTTCTTGTGACGGTTATTGCAGCTCGTGAACTTAAACGCGTTACACGACCGGTTATACAAGTATCAGAAGGTATGGATGCAGTCAGTAAAGGCCTGTATCAGACCATACCGGAAGTCATTTCACAAGACGAGATTGGGTTATTGACCAAAGGTTATAATCTGATGGTGGAATCAATGGATGTGACAAGAAAGAATCTTACATATCAAACAGAGAAACTAAGCTATTTAGCCTATCATGATGAGTTGACAAAGCTGCCAAATAGAAACAGATTCAAAAAACATGTGACTACCCGAATGAAGCAGTGCATGGGAGATGCGTATTTAGTTCAAATAGATGTTCGTGCCTTCAAAGTTATAAATTCAACGATGGGCTATGATCAAGGCGATGAGCTTCTAAAAAAAATTGGTGCCTATTTTAAAAGTCAAATAGAAGATATCTTTTTCATAGCAAGAACAAGCGGTAATGAATTTTCTATATGGTTAGAGGAGAAATCAGCTGTACAAGTAAGGACCAGTATTGAAAAGCTTCAAGAGGGCATTCATAAGTTTTTGATTACCAATGATTTTATGCATCCGTTGGATTATCATGTTGCAATGGCAAACTTTCCTGAGCAGGGGCTTGATTTTGAAACCTTATATAACAAAGTATCTATGGCTATGAAGCATGCTAAAGAACAAAGAAATACCAAAATATATCTTTTTGATAGTGACATGGAAAAAGCTATCATAGATGAACTTGAGATGCGAACATACTTGAAGGTGGCCATCGAAGAGAAAAAAATAGCTGTTCACT from Petrocella atlantisensis includes:
- a CDS encoding MogA/MoaB family molybdenum cofactor biosynthesis protein gives rise to the protein MYTVGIITASDKGAKGERVDLSGKLIEEIMTEAGYKVLKYIMLPDDAIGLSNEMVFMADELKINLILTTGGTGFSQRDVTPEATMNIIQKDAPGIAEAIRHNSLNITPKAMLSRGVSGIRGNTLIVNLPGSPKAVKESLTFILDPLLHGLQILVGDTSECGELPK
- a CDS encoding molybdopterin molybdotransferase MoeA; this encodes MDFFNAISVKEALQIITKLANDYKMDTEVVSLVDAIDRIVAMNYRAPVNLPQFNRSTVDGYAVMIQDVVDASETSPMPLKLVHEVIMGEVVTDVLKEGQTAYVPTGGMLPEKTEGMVMIEYTKQLDEETILIKKPVQEGENISYTGDDLSLGEVYIKAGKRITAYDLGLFASMGVGQIEVYKKPVFSIISTGDEIIGIDEEQSFGQIREINSYALGGLIKQLGGEVNKRKIVKDDFGKIRSALEETLVLSDIILVSGGSSVGKKDYTRQVIESFDNSQIWVHGIAIKPGRPTIFGQVEGKLVVGLPGHPASALVTFSLFVKRYFLTIQKSRQEVVHIKAMLTGDVYAAQGRETYQMVRLSRKADIWEALPLYGKSGMMTLLAKASGYIKIPFEKEKFEKGTFVDVYLLKDLTL
- a CDS encoding sensor domain-containing protein → MDIKLEHVHESLKNHQDTTYLSKNEYNPWKITLVYTIIGVLWILFSDSILGMLVQDHEVYQEMQLYKGWFYVAMTSVLFYYFASLNNNKVFQLNQKIQLTNEELVATSEELIAIDDELVEKVKSLDKINRELHKQKKYFDLLYTNSNAAIMIWKTSGEVVDLNRHYNEVLGYDETFVGKNWIEYTKTSKEDFDLTTFIDRLNETKQLINYETKVRAKDGTVKDMIWNDVLMETENEAPLVVSFGIDVTDEHHQQQKLIEMATKDPVTGLDNRVVFDTRIEELIEAQKPFTAYYINIDYFKDLNDIHGHDYGDLFLVALSKALMFLELSHAYRWQGDGFLIIQETVDQARIQKMLEYVLNLSNRKWNLMDVEYQMTLSIGVVTSLLAQKNVSEVLKQLDIALYKAKANGRGRYEFYSNALLEEVFFRAGLEKKINNALLEDAFELYYQPIYNLKENTFDACEVLLRWNDSTHKDMNIGKLIEFAEQTGQILKVDRWVIEKAFYCISEEKETFDQLKVSINISTQTFNSSKFIPYLIEMVDLYKINARRIYFEITEHSIIKNMTKAKEVMAQLKSIGFSVSLDDFGTRYSSLNYLSMFPFDVLKIDKTYIDDILDRDKGYIIVKQLLSLTEALGIVTVAEGIEHQAQGELLHDMGCQFGQGYHFARPMPYLELKQRIASDV
- a CDS encoding TrkA C-terminal domain-containing protein, with the protein product MAKRNSTPIYMQVAVDVAARISREDIKRQAKISGRSTLAGEYNVSPETIRKAMRLLSDMDIVEVKHGNGIYVASVDRALEFIERYRIRSSVNELKDELIDLMKKRDAIEDKMNETMNAIIDYTSRFNHSEHITVYEYSIDMASEVIGKSIQELDFWTHTGATIVGIKRDGTILLSPPTYEKIYKKDKLLYVGEAATSVRLGEFIRHYGQSK
- the ablB gene encoding putative beta-lysine N-acetyltransferase — encoded protein: MKEQEKLILMGRSKVQHGQHNDRIFVDDYKHALDPYLIDKLDLMVEDHEYGKIIAKTPKAAKIKFIRNGFDQEAKIPGFYNGKKSCFFMAKYTNPDRKVVSNRDELLSIVREAKKKKKDTKMLTPLEEGYEIKLLDLRDAKRIADIYDQVFKTHPYPIEDPIYIEENMGHETLYFGLLKDDELIGVSACCVNFHEENVEVTDFAILPKYRGYNYSMHLMKKMETVMIAAGMKTAYTMTRAGSPSMNKIFGKNGYKYGGTLWNNNQISGGIESMNIWYKSFETITKKQ
- a CDS encoding ligand-binding sensor domain-containing diguanylate cyclase gives rise to the protein MTALYKAWSNVFIYVFVLTLMVLHFTVSDSHGQILDAPIIRDDAGILFDRLGRASGLSNLSVSSMIQDKYGFLWFGTQSGLNRFDGRKIEVYKTVPFTEDGLAHNLVQTIYYDEQSHELWVGTYQGVSQFIIHERRFENYTVKDDNLSNPIIIAIEKDSEGYVWLGTMNGLNRLDPRDGSVKQYNIPKETVRSLLIDSKERLLIGTYDGLFTMDPVSDVVIPVEVELPSPNVMTIKAFEEDVLTLGLWDGGVVELDLDFNILSKTSYADNRVYSLEKTYDGTLWVGTWGGGLFATEKNKTTHHFASGESDGSLVHPIVYSMLEDDSGILWIGTNGGGISKLNPRKRDYVKFSHDPRNQESLDIGKINFIQEDKDENLWFAVYNNGLNKYNTRTETMTKYKYDENQVGSLMDNQVMAIDMLEDGRLLIGTAKGLVFYNQGTDTFTPWNILPDNLRIYDIERVGDHELWIGTYTSGLFYYNMMTDETLQYSSTNEDFQTLSDNLVYTIHHDSKGRLWVGTNNGLNLLEKGSDTFKVFKKGSREEHQLANNSISDIFEDSTGRMWFGMLDGGVAYYDEMNKNFVSFTEADGLSSNAVISMLEGNDNLIWVATYDGMSILNPVTGEIRILTADDGIGGMEFSKGHLKSKDGSMMFGGVHGITVIPKEYSEFKMNPPKLYITEVELFQQPIEEKRLFYNGAHLEFAPDETFLGFRFVALDYDSPDKIIFSYKLVGFDQDWIYAGTRDYASYSNLPSGDYELMVVAEGIRYNKSEPVSVYFTIETPWYRTPLAFVIYTTLLVLMGYGIYKIIEARELKRRNSKLAKLNEKLEVVNTELETLSIKDALTDFYNRRYLDFKLDELLKLAKRSKTNLTLIMFDIDNFKSINDQYGHIAGDYYLVDVADTIHKLLSRSTDKAIRYGGDEFIIILYDNNPTSAYALCENIQREIGQIPIQTESETNQAKATISIGLVSMVPGEGMNKEQLIALADQALYKAKELGKNQIYVSDEE